The genomic stretch tccTGGAAGGTAAAAAGCTGAGCACCACTAATCACTGCAAGGTGAGCAGTGGCTACCCTGGGGCCACATGTACAAAGGCGTTTTCCATCTCACGATCCCTCCAAATTTGCAATAATTTGTTCCaggttttatttctttgttttgccaCTTTTAGCAGAAAACTGACTCCTAAACATTTCCTCACCTCTCATCTACTGCACTGACTAGCaacaagggaaggaaagaatattcacagcTTTTCATTCCTGGCCAAAAAATGGATTTCCAAATATTCAGGAAACCTACTTGGAAAGAATCACACAGTATTGAGAACCTcgcaactcccccccccaccttggaAGTGTTCTGAGAAATTACACTTGGAGGTGGGGATTACaacaaaatgatgtcctttacaCAAGGAACAtggttttttgtgcaaaatcaaAATATTGTTTCCGGATGGTGCATTTTTCCTGTGCAAGTTTATTggcaggggttttttttgtacaaGAAACCCAGCTGGTCCAGCACTCACAAGAAAATACACATGGCTTTTTGGgtttctggaggaaaaaaaaaacatttttatacattGAACATATCTTACTTCCTGACTTGACTACACTTTTAAATACAAGAGCTATCGTATTTAGGTGGGCAGGCATGGTATCTCCTGCTCAGAGTAGAAGCaggccatttattattattattattattatatattattattattattaatattattatgcttttttttatatagcgctgtagatttgcacagcactgtacatacaaacaataatagCTTTTAAGGTACGGAATAATAGATTTCGATGGAActttagaaggaatttcttgacattAAGAGCAGTTTAGCAATGAAACCAATTGCTTTGTgttgtggtggggtctccttctctgggcttcaaaaagaggctggacaactaTTGCTGGTTGTCATAACAGATAAAGTAAACATCTGATGTTATGCTTATTTCACACACAATACATGTAACATCTCAATTTCAAATACTGTAACACTTATCCTTGAACTCCTTCCACATTCTCTACTCCCTTCAAACTCTATTCAGAATTCCTCATTTCCTCTCATCATAACAGGGCCTCTGTTTCTGATTGTCCTAAGTGTTTTGCACACAAGCCTCTGGGTTATATCCTTTCCCTACAGCCCCCCAGCACAGCATGTGATGACTTATAGGTAGCTGGCTCTACCCCAGCTTTTCCTACTTCTCACTTCACAAATAGAAATCTCTAAGAAATCAGTGGTATTAATGTGGAATCTATAGGTCCAATAATGTTGTAATAGCTGGTACTATACAAAAAGGGATAATTTATCACATAACCTTGAGCACCAACATATGTCCTAGCttctaaaatgcacaaaagatgCACAAAAATCTCACAGAGCTGGTAAGGCTAGCTTTCCCAAATTTTGCCTTGGCTTAAACATATGTTCCCTAGACGTAATTATAGTTGGGATCAGCTTTTGGAAAAGCATCTCTCAGCACAGGTCAGACTACATCTAAAAGGCATGAACCATGCTATTGATAtccccaacattttaaaatgattttctcatatatctgtgttgtttttttccaggtcCAACTTCCAGTCTGAAGTTGATCTCTCCAACCTGATGCATCATCATACATTATGGTTAATGTCAACTCATTTAGAAAATGTATATACGTCCTTCTGGCTTTTATTTTGGTTCTGACTATTTGTTTGTGGAAGGAAACGCGAAAGGGACTCTATTTTTCTATACGGCCAGAAAGTGGATATGACAACATACTGATAAAGATGTGGAGGTGGGGTGTCCTAAAAGAAGGAACAGTCCAGGAAGAAGCTGTTAATGACACAAGTAAAGTCCCTTTGTCTACCAAAGCATCAAATACTAAAATTAATGTTACTTCAAAAGTGACAAAAAGCAATTTAGTGACAAAACCCAAGAAATTGCCCAGTTACCTGAAAGTGTGGAACAAGGATAGTTCATCCCAAAGCCTCCACCCAAGACTACAGAAGGCAAGGAAAACCTATTTGCAAATTAACAAGTATAATGTGAAGTATTTTGGTCCAAAGAATACTAATAAACGCAAACCTAAGGAGTTATTATGCCAACTTCGCAAACGGCTGAACTTTGGGATGATAACTGCTGCAGATAAGCCCTTTAGTACATCAGAATGGGAGCCGTATCTGCCAAAGGAAAACATCAACATGGAATTGGGCCGATGTGCAGTCGTATCCTCAGCAGGATCCATGAAGTCATCTCACTTGGGGGAAGAAATAGGTGTGTGTTATTCTTCTATTGCAATAAAAGCAGGGGGAGGAAGCAATTAAAATCTTTGACTTTTAGGGGTTTTATTGTTTGGGGGCTGGAAAAAATAATTCATTCTCAGTTGATAGTATTTATTCTTCTCATCAAGCATCCCCCAAGTTCAGTATGTGTGTGACCATGTTTTGTAATGCCTATGATTATATTGGGGCTGACATTTTCATAAAACACCTTTTACTGATTACTCTTAACTATGATTTTGTTTTTGCGACTAGAAGATTGTTTGGGGATCTACAAAACCCAGGGGAAGCTTAACTGTTGTTTCTTTGAAACAAACCAACAACCAGCCATGGGATCTTTTAGCAACTGTACTGATGGTCAGCCACAGTGCAGAGTTCAGCTGGCATGTTAAACTGCCATTTATCTAAAATGGATGGCGGAGCTACCCATTTTCCTACTTTTAGCTTCATTGGAGAACAGAGAGAAGATGCGGGAGCACTTGATACCAGGGAGAACCTAGCCTTGTCCCAACaacatagtttgttgtgacatctaAATGTAACCAGTGGTTGTGGGAATTCGGAATAAACATTGAGCCAGCCCTGGACCTTTAAAAGTAAAACTGTAATTGACAGTGCTACCCAGTCTAGTCTAATGTATACTATATAATATAATCCCTATTTTAAATCAAGTTATGATTTACAATTGAAAATTATGGTTGAGTTACTGTATATTTCATAGAAGGTTTGGGCTTTACTAACAATAAAATGATTAATTCTGTCAAGTCAAGAAGATACATTTGAGTTTAAGTAAAACTGCAATTTCAGATACCATAGAGTAAGTGTAATGTAAGAGCTCCATCAGATTGGTTGAAATCTCATCTCAGTTATGAAATCATCAGGTGTTATTTCAGGCTCTGTCCCcatatgtcaggggtaggcaacctttttgagccgggggccgggttgctgtccctcacacaactgggggggccgaagccaaaaaataaataattaaaaattttttaaaaatttaaataaataaataaataaaccaggacaaatgtaggacaacattttcaaatggtggacactttttttaaaaaagtggaggaaacacaaaaaaatttgctgatttttttaaaaaaatgttaatataaatgcatgtttctgaggcgtctatagacaattgccccccttgcccctgcgcgcgagaggccaaaggccccggcggcaatcagctgcaggaccaggctggggccggtcccaaggcctcaccgggccgcatccggcctgcgggccgcaggttgcctacccctgccatatgTAATATTGTATTCTGTGGAGTTATTTAAAGATTATGGAATAATATTATTCTGTAGAATTATAAaatcaaagaattggaagagaccttatcaaaggacttactgaaatcaagatatgctatgtctactgcattcccttcatctaccatctTGAagatccctggtggcacagtggttaaatgcctgtagtgcagccactcactcacaaaacccacaaggttgtgagttcagtaccagccaggggctcagggccaacttagccttgcatccttctgaggtcactaaaatgaatacccagcttgttgggggctattagcttacacattgtaaaccgcttagggagtgcttaaatgcactgctaagcggtatagaaatgtacttactattgcttgctattgctaccaAAATGGTCtttctatattaaaaaaatacatcagattagtttggcatgacttgtttttgagaaacccatgttatctttttgtgattatgcattctcttctaaatgttcacagacattctgtttaattatctgctctagaatctttctcggtattgatgtcagactggccaataattgttgggatcctcttttttcccctttttgaagatggggacaacatttgccttccctaggctgctgggacttctcctgttctccaggagtcctcaaagattattgccaatggctctgagattacatttgccagttcttttaatacccttggatgtagttcatgaTGGTCTGAAAAGTTTATTCACTCACACCACTATATGCTGCCCTGAAATTCTTTCAGTAAGGTTGGTCTgggaatattttaattaattgaatgaatgaatgaatgatgtcTGTGTGGCAttttaaatattctaaaatacagtggtaccccgggttacgaaaataattcgttccgccgccgctttcgtaacccgaaaggcttcgtaagccgaaaaacccataggcgctaatggggaaaagccgcgatttggtgtgaaatagcgccgaaaagcaccaaaaaatttttcgtaacccgaaaaaacattcgtaacccggaacagtttttttaaatagatttttttcgtaacccggaaatttcgtaaggcggcgcattcgtatcccggggtaccactgtacattaaaaATTAATGTATGCAAAGATTCTCCTGTTAAATATGGGTTCCAGCAGggaaataaaca from Sceloporus undulatus isolate JIND9_A2432 ecotype Alabama chromosome 3, SceUnd_v1.1, whole genome shotgun sequence encodes the following:
- the ST6GAL1 gene encoding beta-galactoside alpha-2,6-sialyltransferase 1 isoform X2, encoding MVNVNSFRKCIYVLLAFILVLTICLWKETRKGLYFSIRPESGYDNILIKMWRWGVLKEGTVQEEAVNDTSKVPLSTKASNTKINVTSKVTKSNLVTKPKKLPSYLKVWNKDSSSQSLHPRLQKARKTYLQINKYNVKYFGPKNTNKRKPKELLCQLRKRLNFGMITAADKPFSTSEWEPYLPKENINMELGRCAVVSSAGSMKSSHLGEEIDNHDAVLRFNGAPTRGFQVDVGEKTTIRLVNSQLITVEEQKFLTDVQYNFGTLIVWDPAPYHSTIQEWYRRPDYNFFASFKHYRKKYPEQPFYILNPYMQWQLWDILQENSPEDIQPNPPSSGMLDCILRRNHKILSF
- the ST6GAL1 gene encoding beta-galactoside alpha-2,6-sialyltransferase 1 isoform X1 encodes the protein MVNVNSFRKCIYVLLAFILVLTICLWKETRKGLYFSIRPESGYDNILIKMWRWGVLKEGTVQEEAVNDTSKVPLSTKASNTKINVTSKVTKSNLVTKPKKLPSYLKVWNKDSSSQSLHPRLQKARKTYLQINKYNVKYFGPKNTNKRKPKELLCQLRKRLNFGMITAADKPFSTSEWEPYLPKENINMELGRCAVVSSAGSMKSSHLGEEIDNHDAVLRFNGAPTRGFQVDVGEKTTIRLVNSQLITVEEQKFLTDVQYNFGTLIVWDPAPYHSTIQEWYRRPDYNFFASFKHYRKKYPEQPFYILNPYMQWQLWDILQENSPEDIQPNPPSSGMLGIVLMMNFCEEVDVYEFLPSKRQTNICHYYQKFFDQACTMGAYHPLLFEKNMVKHLNQGTDEDIYNYGKVTLTGLKNVQC
- the ST6GAL1 gene encoding beta-galactoside alpha-2,6-sialyltransferase 1 isoform X3; protein product: MVNVNSFRKCIYVLLAFILVLTICLWKETRKGLYFSIRPESGYDNILIKMWRWGVLKEGTVQEEAVNDTSKVPLSTKASNTKINVTSKVTKSNLVTKPKKLPSYLKVWNKDSSSQSLHPRLQKARKTYLQINKYNVKYFGPKNTNKRKPKELLCQLRKRLNFGMITAADKPFSTSEWEPYLPKENINMELGRCAVVSSAGSMKSSHLGEEIDNHDAVLRFNGAPTRGFQVDVGEKTTIRLVNSQLITVEEQKFLTDVQYNFGTLIVWDPAPYHSTIQEWYRRPDYNFFASFKHYRKKYPEQPFYILNPYMQWQLWDILQENSPEDIQPNPPSSGMLGI